A window from Vibrio cortegadensis encodes these proteins:
- a CDS encoding LPS-assembly lipoprotein LptE, translating into MRLFSLPSMKISLVVLLTSLVSACGFHLRGEYSIPQELATLSLTSFDQYNELTRDVKDQLILNNITLVTPSNTTPNIHLIDESIDERTLSLYQNSQAAEKELTYKVSYRVTLPTIGSDVFSTTVNRNYLDNPLTALAKSVERDVIESEMRTQAAAQIIRQLARTRTQISEAELKKSRDIATSSLPNSNNQSTSSN; encoded by the coding sequence ATGCGCCTATTTTCCCTACCGTCAATGAAGATTTCACTTGTTGTCTTACTTACTAGTTTAGTCAGTGCATGTGGCTTCCACTTACGTGGCGAATACTCCATCCCACAAGAGCTTGCAACACTCTCACTAACCAGTTTCGACCAATATAATGAGTTAACTCGTGATGTTAAAGATCAGCTAATACTTAACAATATCACTCTTGTAACACCATCGAACACCACTCCCAATATTCACCTCATCGATGAAAGCATCGATGAACGGACTCTTTCTCTATACCAAAATAGCCAAGCCGCAGAGAAAGAGCTGACCTATAAAGTCTCTTATCGAGTGACTCTACCAACTATCGGTTCAGACGTTTTTTCCACTACCGTTAATCGTAATTACTTAGACAACCCATTAACGGCCCTAGCAAAATCAGTTGAACGAGATGTCATTGAAAGTGAAATGCGTACACAGGCTGCCGCTCAGATCATCCGTCAGCTTGCTCGAACTCGAACTCAAATAAGTGAAGCTGAGCTAAAAAAATCTCGTGATATCGCGACGTCAAGCTTGCCTAATAGCAATAACCAATCAACAAGCAGTAATTAA
- the corC gene encoding CNNM family magnesium/cobalt transport protein CorC (CorC(YbeX) belongs to the Cyclin M Mg2+ Exporter (CNNM) family, and was characterized as belonging to a set of three proteins, at least one of which must be present for CorA to function.), with translation MNEGNPPTSEGSKKSEGPSRKSFLERIGQIFQGDPKDRQELVDVIRDSEVNDLIDHDTRDMLEGVMEISEMRVRDIMLPRSQMVTVERTDDLDTLIALITDAQHSRYPVISEDKDHVEGILLAKDLLKYLGSGSAPFDIEQVIRPAVVVPESKRVDRLLKEFREERYHMSIVVDEFGGVSGLVTIEDILEEIVGEIEDEFDDEEEELDIRKLSKHTFAVKALTTIEDFNDTFGTQFSDEEVDTVGGLVMTNFGHLPSRGEIVEIGRYSFKVTAADNRRVVQLQVTIPDEEPLPTTEE, from the coding sequence ATGAACGAAGGTAACCCCCCCACTTCTGAGGGAAGTAAAAAGTCTGAAGGTCCGAGTAGAAAGTCCTTCTTAGAACGCATAGGTCAAATATTTCAAGGTGATCCAAAAGATCGCCAAGAGCTCGTAGATGTTATTCGAGATTCTGAAGTTAATGACCTTATTGACCACGACACCCGCGACATGCTTGAGGGTGTAATGGAAATTTCCGAAATGCGAGTACGTGACATCATGTTGCCACGTTCGCAAATGGTTACAGTAGAACGCACTGATGATTTAGATACATTAATTGCGTTGATTACTGATGCTCAACACTCTCGCTACCCAGTGATCAGTGAAGACAAAGACCATGTGGAAGGCATTCTATTAGCGAAGGACCTACTTAAGTACTTAGGTTCAGGAAGCGCACCATTCGATATTGAACAAGTGATCCGCCCTGCGGTGGTTGTTCCCGAAAGCAAACGCGTTGATCGACTATTGAAAGAGTTCCGAGAGGAACGCTATCACATGTCGATTGTCGTCGATGAATTCGGCGGTGTTTCTGGCCTAGTCACCATTGAAGATATCTTAGAAGAGATCGTTGGCGAAATTGAAGATGAATTCGACGATGAAGAAGAAGAGCTTGATATCCGTAAGCTGAGCAAACATACCTTTGCAGTTAAAGCTTTAACCACAATTGAAGATTTCAATGACACTTTTGGTACTCAATTCAGCGATGAAGAAGTAGATACTGTAGGTGGGTTGGTTATGACTAACTTTGGACACCTCCCTTCACGCGGAGAAATTGTCGAAATAGGTCGCTATAGCTTTAAGGTAACGGCAGCAGATAATCGAAGAGTTGTCCAATTGCAGGTAACAATTCCAGATGAAGAGCCTCTTCCGACTACCGAAGAGTAA
- the rsfS gene encoding ribosome silencing factor has protein sequence MLQAELNNFLADKADDMKAENIVTINVEGKSNITDYMIVCTGTSKRHVASIAEHVADEMKKSGIEPIAISGEQEGEWVVLDLGTSMLHVMQEEHRELYQLEKLWS, from the coding sequence GTGTTACAAGCAGAATTGAACAACTTCTTAGCTGATAAAGCTGACGACATGAAAGCAGAAAACATTGTTACGATTAATGTAGAAGGCAAATCAAACATCACAGATTACATGATTGTTTGTACGGGCACTTCTAAGCGCCATGTCGCTTCTATCGCAGAACATGTAGCCGATGAAATGAAAAAATCAGGTATTGAACCTATCGCGATTAGCGGTGAGCAAGAAGGTGAATGGGTCGTTCTAGATTTAGGCACAAGCATGTTACATGTGATGCAAGAGGAACACCGTGAGCTTTACCAACTAGAAAAGTTGTGGAGCTAG
- the holA gene encoding DNA polymerase III subunit delta, with amino-acid sequence MRIYADKLTEHLSRQLQNVYLLFGNEPLLLQESREAIQHIAKEQGFDEKHRFSIDNSLDWNQVADCCQALSLFSSRQIIELELPESGVNAAIAKELLALSSLLHSDILLILVGSKLTKAQENAKWFKALSAQGDWVSCLTPDIQRLPQFVQARCRKLGLKPDPEALQMLAQWHEGNLFALAQSLEKLVLLYPDGQLTLVRLEEALSRHNHFTTFHWIDALLIGKANRAQRILRQLEAEGVETVILLRSIQKEFSLLLRMHQQSKLMNMAQVFEKNRIWQSKRPFYNAALQRLSVAKIHRLLILLTQIELTAKTQYEHSPWPQLIQLSLEVCKPEHEIPFSTAFHN; translated from the coding sequence ATGCGCATTTATGCAGACAAATTAACCGAGCACCTTAGCCGTCAACTTCAAAACGTCTATTTGCTATTTGGTAATGAACCATTACTGCTTCAGGAAAGCCGCGAAGCGATTCAACATATCGCTAAAGAGCAAGGGTTCGATGAAAAACATCGATTTTCAATTGATAACAGTTTGGATTGGAATCAAGTTGCGGATTGCTGCCAAGCACTTAGCTTGTTTTCTTCTCGCCAAATTATTGAATTAGAGCTTCCAGAATCAGGCGTAAATGCGGCAATAGCAAAAGAGTTACTCGCACTATCAAGCTTGCTTCATAGCGATATTCTACTGATCCTTGTCGGTAGCAAACTGACGAAAGCGCAAGAAAATGCCAAATGGTTCAAAGCCCTCTCCGCACAGGGTGACTGGGTCAGCTGCTTAACGCCAGACATCCAGCGTCTACCACAGTTTGTTCAAGCTCGTTGTCGAAAATTAGGCTTAAAGCCAGATCCAGAAGCACTACAAATGCTTGCTCAGTGGCATGAAGGTAACTTATTTGCACTGGCTCAGAGCTTAGAAAAATTAGTTTTACTCTACCCTGACGGACAACTTACGCTCGTTCGCTTAGAAGAAGCCTTAAGCAGACATAATCATTTTACGACTTTTCATTGGATCGATGCCCTATTAATAGGCAAAGCCAATCGGGCACAGCGGATATTACGTCAGCTTGAAGCCGAAGGTGTCGAAACGGTCATTCTACTTCGAAGCATTCAAAAAGAGTTCAGCCTACTGCTTAGAATGCATCAACAATCGAAGCTGATGAATATGGCTCAAGTCTTTGAAAAAAATAGAATATGGCAATCAAAGCGACCGTTTTATAATGCCGCGCTTCAGCGTTTATCTGTAGCTAAGATTCATCGACTGCTCATTTTACTGACTCAAATAGAGCTCACAGCAAAAACACAATATGAACATTCACCTTGGCCACAATTAATACAGTTAAGCCTAGAAGTGTGTAAGCCTGAACATGAGATACCGTTCTCGACCGCTTTTCACAACTAA
- a CDS encoding PhoH family protein: MSNKIVTLEIDLEPSDNRRLSSLCGPFDDNIKQLERRLGVEINHRNNYFSIVGKAYSASAALDILKTLYVETAPVRGNTPDIEPDHIHLAIKESGVLEHVADSVMEHGKEVFIKTKKGVIKPRTPNQGQYLVNMVTHDITFGIGPAGTGKTYLAVAAAVDALERQEVRRILLTRPAVEAGEKLGFLPGDLSQKVDPYLRPLYDALFEMLGFERVEKLIERNVIEVAPLAYMRGRTLNDAFIILDESQNTTIEQMKMFLTRIGFNSRAVITGDVTQIDLPRGARSGLRHAIEVLSDVDEISFNFFLADDVVRHPVVARIVNAYEKWENNDQKERKLIEQRRREERESALAQNTQTN, translated from the coding sequence TTGAGCAATAAAATAGTAACTTTAGAAATTGATCTAGAACCTTCTGACAACCGCCGTTTATCCAGCCTTTGCGGTCCTTTCGACGATAATATCAAACAGCTAGAGCGTCGCTTAGGCGTCGAAATCAACCATAGAAATAACTATTTCAGTATTGTTGGTAAGGCATATTCAGCCTCTGCTGCACTTGATATTTTAAAAACGCTATATGTTGAAACCGCTCCTGTCCGTGGTAATACTCCCGACATCGAACCGGATCATATCCACTTAGCGATCAAAGAGTCTGGTGTATTAGAGCACGTTGCCGATTCAGTCATGGAGCACGGCAAAGAGGTGTTCATCAAGACCAAGAAAGGCGTCATCAAGCCACGAACGCCTAACCAAGGCCAATACTTGGTCAATATGGTCACTCACGACATTACCTTTGGTATTGGCCCTGCTGGTACGGGTAAAACCTACCTGGCTGTTGCGGCTGCGGTAGATGCACTAGAACGCCAAGAAGTTCGTCGCATTCTACTGACGCGTCCAGCGGTCGAGGCTGGAGAAAAGCTAGGATTTTTACCGGGCGATCTAAGCCAAAAAGTCGATCCATATCTTCGCCCACTTTACGATGCCCTGTTTGAAATGCTTGGTTTTGAGCGTGTTGAAAAATTAATTGAGCGTAACGTCATTGAAGTTGCACCGCTGGCCTATATGCGCGGACGTACTTTGAACGATGCCTTTATCATTCTTGATGAAAGCCAAAATACGACTATCGAACAGATGAAGATGTTCTTAACTCGTATTGGTTTTAATTCGCGAGCGGTAATTACTGGCGATGTTACCCAGATAGACTTACCACGTGGCGCGCGTTCAGGTTTACGCCATGCCATTGAAGTGCTCAGTGATGTCGATGAGATTAGCTTCAATTTCTTCCTAGCGGATGATGTTGTACGACATCCAGTGGTTGCTCGTATCGTTAACGCTTATGAAAAATGGGAAAACAACGATCAAAAAGAGCGCAAACTGATCGAACAGCGCCGCCGTGAAGAGCGTGAATCTGCCCTTGCACAAAATACGCAGACAAACTAA
- the ybeY gene encoding rRNA maturation RNase YbeY, whose amino-acid sequence MSIELDLQLAVENESGLPSENDIQGWLDKTITQFQPQAELTVRIVDEQESHQLNYDYRGKDKPTNVLSFPFEAPPGIEIDLLGDLIICRQVVEKEAEEQSKPLLAHWAHMVVHGSLHLLGYDHIENDEAEEMESLETEIMQSMGYDDPYIAEKQ is encoded by the coding sequence ATGTCAATCGAACTAGATCTACAATTAGCGGTCGAAAATGAAAGCGGCCTTCCAAGCGAGAACGATATTCAGGGATGGTTAGACAAAACCATCACTCAATTTCAACCTCAAGCTGAATTAACGGTTCGTATTGTGGATGAACAAGAAAGCCACCAGCTAAATTATGACTACCGTGGCAAAGATAAACCAACGAATGTGTTATCTTTTCCTTTTGAAGCGCCTCCGGGTATCGAAATCGATCTCTTAGGTGATCTCATCATTTGCCGCCAAGTTGTCGAAAAAGAAGCGGAAGAGCAAAGTAAGCCCCTTCTAGCACACTGGGCGCATATGGTTGTACATGGTAGCTTGCATCTGCTAGGTTATGATCATATCGAGAACGATGAAGCTGAAGAGATGGAAAGTCTCGAAACAGAAATCATGCAATCTATGGGTTATGACGACCCGTACATCGCAGAAAAACAGTAG
- the leuS gene encoding leucine--tRNA ligase, with protein MQEQYNPQEIEQKVQQHWDDSETFVVSEDPNKEKFYCLSMFPYPSGRLHMGHVRNYTIGDVVSRFQRLQGKNVMQPIGWDAFGLPAENAAVKNKTAPAPWTYENIEYMKNQLKLLGFGYDWKREFATCTPEYYRWEQEFFTKLYEKGLVYKKTSSVNWCPNDQTVLANEQVEDGCCWRCDTPVEQKKIPQWFIKITEYAQELLDDLDNLEGWPEMVKTMQRNWIGRSEGVELSFAVNGEEAPLEVYTTRPDTLMGVSYVGIAAGHPLAEKASKNNPELAAFVDECRNTKVAEAELATMEKKGMDTGLTAIHPLNGRVVPVYVANFVLMDYGTGAVMAVPAHDQRDYEFATKYGIDIIPVIKPEDGSELDVSEAAYTEKGVLFDSGEFDGLAFQEAFGAIAAKLEAEGKGKKTVNFRLRDWGVSRQRYWGAPIPMVTTEDGEVHPVPADQLPVILPEDVVMDGVTSPIKADKSWAETTFNGEPALRETDTFDTFMESSWYYARYCSPQADDILDPEKANYWLPVDQYVGGIEHACMHLLYSRFFHKLLRDAGYVTSDEPFKQLLCQGMVLADAFYHTNEKGTKEWIAPTDVTIERDGKGRIETAVDNEGRNVEHSGMIKMSKSKNNGIDPQEMVDKYGADTVRLFMMFASPADMTLEWQESGVEGANRFLKRVWKLVHAHSSKGAAETVDASALSGDQKALRRDIHKTIAKVTDDIGRRQTFNTAIAAIMELMNKLAKAPQESVQDRAILDEALKAVVRMLYPMTPHISYEMWIALGESNVDSATWPTFDEKALVEDEKTIVVMINGKLRAKLTVAADATEEQVRELGLNDENAKKFLDGLTIRKVIFVPGKLLNIVAN; from the coding sequence ATGCAAGAACAATATAACCCGCAAGAGATTGAACAAAAGGTTCAACAACACTGGGATGACAGCGAGACTTTCGTTGTAAGTGAAGACCCAAACAAAGAAAAATTCTACTGTCTTTCTATGTTCCCTTACCCAAGTGGCCGACTGCACATGGGTCACGTGCGTAACTACACCATCGGTGATGTGGTATCTCGTTTCCAACGACTGCAAGGCAAAAATGTTATGCAACCTATTGGTTGGGATGCATTTGGTCTACCTGCTGAAAACGCAGCAGTAAAAAACAAAACCGCTCCAGCACCGTGGACTTACGAAAACATCGAGTACATGAAAAACCAACTTAAGCTTCTTGGCTTTGGTTACGACTGGAAACGTGAATTCGCGACTTGTACTCCAGAGTACTACCGCTGGGAACAAGAGTTCTTCACTAAGCTTTACGAAAAAGGCCTAGTGTACAAAAAGACTTCTTCTGTTAACTGGTGTCCAAACGACCAAACTGTTCTTGCGAACGAGCAAGTAGAAGACGGTTGTTGCTGGCGTTGTGACACTCCAGTAGAACAAAAGAAAATTCCACAGTGGTTCATTAAAATCACTGAGTACGCTCAAGAGCTACTAGACGACCTAGACAACCTTGAAGGTTGGCCTGAAATGGTTAAAACCATGCAGCGCAACTGGATCGGTCGCTCTGAAGGTGTTGAGCTATCTTTCGCTGTTAACGGCGAAGAAGCACCACTAGAAGTGTACACAACTCGCCCAGATACACTAATGGGTGTTTCTTATGTTGGTATCGCTGCAGGTCACCCTCTTGCAGAGAAAGCATCTAAGAACAACCCTGAGCTTGCTGCATTCGTTGATGAATGTCGCAACACTAAAGTGGCAGAAGCAGAACTCGCAACGATGGAAAAGAAAGGTATGGATACTGGCCTAACAGCTATCCACCCTCTTAACGGTCGTGTTGTTCCTGTTTACGTAGCAAACTTCGTACTTATGGATTACGGCACAGGTGCTGTAATGGCGGTTCCTGCTCACGATCAACGTGACTATGAATTCGCAACTAAGTACGGCATTGATATCATTCCAGTAATCAAACCTGAAGATGGTTCTGAACTAGATGTTTCAGAAGCAGCTTACACTGAGAAAGGTGTACTGTTCGATTCTGGTGAATTCGATGGCCTTGCGTTCCAAGAAGCGTTCGGTGCAATCGCTGCGAAGCTAGAAGCTGAAGGCAAAGGTAAGAAAACAGTAAACTTCCGTCTACGTGACTGGGGTGTATCTCGTCAACGTTACTGGGGCGCTCCAATCCCAATGGTAACCACTGAAGATGGTGAAGTTCACCCTGTACCAGCAGACCAACTGCCAGTGATTCTTCCTGAAGATGTAGTAATGGATGGCGTTACTAGCCCAATCAAAGCTGACAAATCTTGGGCTGAAACCACATTCAATGGCGAACCTGCGCTACGTGAAACTGATACATTCGATACGTTCATGGAATCTTCATGGTACTACGCACGTTACTGTTCACCACAAGCTGACGACATTTTAGACCCAGAAAAAGCAAACTACTGGTTGCCAGTTGACCAATACGTTGGTGGTATTGAACACGCTTGTATGCACCTGCTTTACTCTCGTTTCTTCCATAAGCTTCTACGTGATGCGGGTTATGTGACGTCTGACGAACCGTTCAAGCAACTACTATGTCAAGGCATGGTTCTGGCTGATGCGTTCTACCACACCAACGAGAAAGGCACGAAAGAGTGGATTGCTCCAACTGACGTGACTATCGAGCGTGATGGTAAAGGTCGCATTGAAACAGCGGTTGATAACGAAGGTCGTAACGTAGAACACTCAGGCATGATCAAAATGTCTAAGTCGAAAAACAACGGTATCGACCCGCAAGAGATGGTAGACAAGTACGGCGCAGATACAGTACGTCTATTCATGATGTTTGCATCACCTGCTGATATGACGCTTGAATGGCAAGAGTCTGGCGTTGAAGGCGCTAACCGTTTCCTTAAACGTGTTTGGAAACTGGTTCACGCTCACTCTTCTAAAGGTGCAGCTGAAACTGTTGATGCTTCTGCGCTATCTGGTGACCAAAAAGCACTTCGTCGTGATATCCACAAAACTATCGCGAAAGTGACAGACGATATTGGCCGTCGCCAAACGTTCAACACTGCGATTGCGGCAATCATGGAACTGATGAACAAGCTTGCAAAAGCACCTCAAGAATCAGTACAAGATCGTGCAATTCTTGATGAAGCGCTAAAAGCCGTGGTTCGCATGCTTTACCCAATGACGCCACACATCTCTTACGAAATGTGGATTGCACTTGGTGAATCAAACGTAGACTCAGCAACATGGCCAACGTTTGATGAGAAAGCGCTAGTGGAAGACGAGAAAACTATCGTTGTCATGATCAACGGTAAGCTACGTGCGAAGCTAACGGTTGCTGCTGACGCAACAGAAGAACAAGTTCGTGAACTTGGTCTAAACGATGAGAACGCTAAGAAGTTCCTAGATGGCTTAACTATCCGTAAAGTTATCTTCGTACCAGGCAAGCTTCTAAACATCGTAGCTAACTAA
- a CDS encoding zinc ribbon-containing protein, protein MPKRKKGYEEVLEDVVETLKHSPDEIGNVLETSGKVVNAANDMTKDELSLVSAYVKSDLKEFADNYEESKSGPFYLMITDTIWQGLLEITDRTKVEWVELFKDLEHQGLYQSGEVIGLGILVCENCGHKVQYSHPTIISTCSRCGNNGFSRQALKP, encoded by the coding sequence ATGCCAAAGCGTAAAAAAGGTTATGAAGAAGTGCTAGAGGATGTGGTTGAAACACTCAAACACAGCCCAGATGAGATAGGCAATGTGCTTGAAACCTCGGGCAAAGTTGTTAATGCTGCCAATGATATGACAAAAGATGAGCTCTCATTAGTTTCTGCCTATGTTAAATCTGACTTGAAAGAGTTTGCTGATAATTATGAAGAGAGTAAAAGCGGTCCATTTTATTTGATGATCACTGATACTATCTGGCAGGGGTTACTGGAAATTACCGACCGAACCAAAGTTGAATGGGTCGAGTTATTTAAAGATTTAGAACATCAGGGGCTTTATCAATCAGGAGAGGTGATAGGGCTTGGTATTTTGGTCTGTGAAAACTGCGGACATAAAGTGCAATATAGCCACCCAACTATTATTTCAACCTGTTCTCGTTGTGGTAATAACGGGTTTAGTCGCCAAGCGTTAAAACCATAG
- the lnt gene encoding apolipoprotein N-acyltransferase, which produces MNNKLTHRLLRPLAAVFVGATTTLAFAPYQIWPLAILSPAIFFLLIHNRSPKSALAIGYAWGIGQFGAGISWVYVSIAGFGGMPLIANLFLMAMLVGYLAIYSGLFAWCLNKFFPHTQQRGSRSRYFLVLPALWLVFDWLRGWVMTGFPWLWLGYSQIDGPLAPFAPIGGVELLTLLIVISASSLAYAIIHKRWAVSIIPMVILASGFGIRNIDWVTPNPEKTTSVALIQGNIDQELKWLPSQRWPTIMKYTDLSRENWDADIVIWPEAAIPAFESEVSSFLSNLDSAAKMNSSAIITGVVNQAENRKYYNSVLAIGTTPYGDYRYDVNQRYHKHHLLPFGEFVPLEALLRPLAPFFNLPMSSFSRGDFVQPNIVANGRHLAPALCYEIIFNEQVRQNVTEETDFILTLSNDAWFGRSIGPLQHMEIARMRALELGKPLIRSTNNGVTGVTDYKGKIIELAPQFETAVLNTELTSTDGMTPYRTVGTWPLYIWVLLSLVIGWKFRKE; this is translated from the coding sequence ATGAATAATAAACTTACTCATCGCCTACTACGGCCGCTTGCGGCCGTTTTTGTTGGCGCAACAACCACACTTGCCTTTGCTCCATATCAAATCTGGCCGTTAGCCATTCTCAGCCCTGCCATTTTTTTCCTGTTAATTCATAATCGCAGCCCTAAAAGTGCATTAGCGATTGGTTACGCTTGGGGAATTGGTCAATTTGGTGCTGGCATCAGTTGGGTATACGTCAGCATTGCAGGCTTCGGTGGAATGCCACTCATTGCTAACCTATTTCTCATGGCGATGCTGGTCGGCTATTTAGCCATTTACTCAGGCTTGTTTGCTTGGTGTTTAAACAAATTCTTCCCACATACTCAACAGCGCGGATCTCGATCTCGATATTTTCTCGTGCTGCCAGCTCTGTGGTTAGTCTTCGACTGGCTACGAGGCTGGGTAATGACGGGCTTCCCGTGGCTTTGGCTGGGTTATAGTCAAATTGATGGCCCCCTCGCCCCGTTTGCTCCTATTGGAGGTGTGGAGTTACTGACTCTTTTAATTGTCATTTCTGCATCTAGCTTAGCCTATGCAATCATTCATAAACGTTGGGCAGTCTCAATTATCCCAATGGTGATCCTTGCATCAGGTTTTGGAATTCGAAACATCGATTGGGTAACACCAAACCCAGAAAAAACAACGTCGGTGGCACTTATTCAAGGTAATATCGATCAAGAGCTAAAATGGTTACCAAGTCAACGCTGGCCGACCATCATGAAGTACACCGATCTAAGCCGTGAAAATTGGGATGCTGATATCGTCATCTGGCCAGAGGCTGCAATCCCAGCTTTTGAATCTGAAGTCTCATCCTTTCTAAGCAACTTAGATTCAGCGGCCAAAATGAACAGCAGCGCTATCATTACAGGTGTGGTTAACCAAGCTGAAAACCGAAAGTATTACAATAGCGTACTAGCAATAGGAACCACGCCTTACGGTGACTACCGCTATGATGTAAATCAGCGTTACCATAAACACCACCTATTACCATTTGGCGAATTTGTTCCTTTAGAAGCTCTATTAAGGCCATTAGCCCCTTTCTTCAACTTGCCGATGTCTTCGTTCAGTCGCGGTGATTTTGTACAGCCGAATATTGTGGCAAATGGGCGTCACTTAGCTCCTGCGCTCTGTTATGAAATCATCTTCAATGAACAAGTTAGGCAGAACGTAACAGAAGAGACCGATTTTATCTTGACCTTGTCGAATGATGCTTGGTTTGGTCGATCTATCGGGCCTCTTCAACATATGGAAATAGCGCGAATGCGAGCCCTAGAACTAGGCAAGCCTCTGATTCGTTCAACCAACAATGGCGTAACAGGTGTTACCGATTACAAAGGAAAGATAATTGAACTAGCACCACAATTTGAAACCGCGGTTCTTAACACTGAATTAACCTCAACGGATGGCATGACACCGTATCGAACGGTAGGCACTTGGCCGCTATATATTTGGGTACTATTAAGTTTAGTGATAGGTTGGAAATTCAGAAAAGAATAA
- the rlmH gene encoding 23S rRNA (pseudouridine(1915)-N(3))-methyltransferase RlmH — translation MKIQLIAVGTKMPKWVEEGFQEYRRRFPHDMPLDLIEITAGKRGKNADIARILQKEGEAMLAAVPKGNRIVTLDIPGKKWDTEQLAGQLESWKLDARDVSILIGGPEGLAPACKAAAEQSWSLSALTLPHPLVRIVMAESLYRAWSITTNHPYHRE, via the coding sequence TTGAAAATTCAATTAATCGCAGTCGGAACAAAGATGCCCAAGTGGGTAGAGGAAGGCTTTCAAGAATATCGTCGTCGATTCCCACATGACATGCCACTCGATTTAATTGAGATTACAGCAGGCAAGCGCGGAAAGAACGCTGATATTGCTCGTATTCTGCAAAAGGAAGGGGAAGCGATGTTGGCTGCCGTACCTAAAGGCAACCGCATTGTTACGCTCGATATCCCAGGTAAGAAATGGGATACCGAACAGCTAGCTGGTCAATTAGAGAGTTGGAAGTTAGACGCTCGTGATGTCTCTATCCTAATTGGTGGACCTGAAGGGTTAGCACCGGCTTGTAAAGCGGCCGCTGAGCAGAGTTGGTCTTTATCTGCACTCACACTTCCTCACCCCCTTGTTCGAATCGTTATGGCTGAAAGCTTATATCGAGCATGGAGTATTACAACTAATCATCCGTACCACCGAGAATAA